A section of the Festucalex cinctus isolate MCC-2025b chromosome 7, RoL_Fcin_1.0, whole genome shotgun sequence genome encodes:
- the LOC144022206 gene encoding sialic acid-binding Ig-like lectin 5 — protein sequence MLAVLVAQKSAFRMFWVALLFHLIICTAHSHEFCTSGFCISLSRTVVAPQVGLCVVIPCSFSASDFTPQSIVWFKCSQSKNRCSDSEIIFHSKNSDKALDGFQGRVRMLEADVTRKDCSIIVNDLTPSDSGAYQMRVNGLLANRTTGFTFKNRVLVTVTSLWQKPTVLNPTATAGQVSTFTCAAPGLCSGFVPTISWTWRRAGDNDTHAVVNNLTFSRDTFSPTALRYKSVWTFKATAEHHGRDVTCKVSYWGGNVTTENTVKVYVTYEKPPSISGPTTLKAGDTLTLLCNGQNFPPSRVTWNLPSSNATNVPRASQLNPTASSASLVIPNVTTGHSGRYECTATHHTAHVDVMVTWFAGILNGSGCSLRGLMLTCVCISGGVPPPAIMWPLLANRTLCNAVTVMSNNRVNGSVTLIANELNISAVECVSLHQDGEDRKALNVQITEQEGMKNIVTILRPDIFIAFLSGALLSAILCWLSWTCCSKAKKSPGRSDLELLAPQEDPQEHDVKDVGEAATKADVDYASINFSALRRNKTREVPTNHQATEYAEIKTKGDGGHSVEHDDKEKEEITVEDKTQSNNGEEEKEEDEEALY from the exons ATGTTGGCTGTGCTGGTGGCCCAAAAGTCTGCCTTTAGGATGTTCTGGGTCGCTTTGCTCTTCCATTTGATCATCTGCACAG CGCATAGCCACGAATTCTGCACATCAGGCTTCTGCATCAGCCTGAGTAGAACCGTCGTCGCGCCTCAGGTGGGACTCTGCGTCGTCATCCCGTGCTCCTTCTCTGCCTCGGACTTCACACCTCAGAGCATCGTGTGGTTCAAGTGCTCCCAAAGCAAAAATAGATGCAGCGACTCGGAGATCATCTTCCACTCCAAGAACAGCGACAAAGCCTTAGACGGCTTCCAAGGTCGAGTTCGGATGCTGGAGGCCGACGTGACTCGCAAAGACTGCAGCATCATCGTCAACGATCTCACACCTTCAGACTCTGGAGCTTATCAGATGAGAGTGAACGGCTTGCTGGCGAACAGGACGACGGGATTCACGTTCAAGAACCGAGTGTTGGTCACCGTAACAT CTCTCTGGCAGAAGCCCACCGTGTTGAACCCCACAGCGACCGCCGGTCAGGTGTCGACGTTCACCTGCGCGGCCCCGGGCCTCTGCTCCGGCTTCGTCCCCACCATTAGCTGGACGTGGAGGCGAGCGGGAGACAACGACACTCACGCCGTCGTCAATAACCTGACTTTCTCGAGGGATACTTTTTCGCCGACCGCTCTGAGGTACAAGTCAGTTTGGACCTTCAAGGCTACTGCCGAACATCACGGCCGCGACGTCACTTGCAAAGTCTCCTACTGGGGCGGAAACGTGACCACGGAAAATACGGTGAAGGTGTATGTTACTT ATGAGAAGCCTCCATCCATCTCAGGGCCGACGACGCTGAAGGCAGGCGACACTTTGACTCTTTTGTGTAACGGTCAAAATTTCCCGCCGTCTCGCGTCACGTGGAACCTTCCCTCATCCAACGCCACAAACGTGCCACGGGCCTCACAGCTGAACCCAACTGCATCGAGCGCCTCTCTCGTCATCCCCAACGTTACGACGGGCCACTCTGGTCGCTACGAGTGCACAGCGACCCACCATACGGCGCATGTGGACGTGATGGTGACGT GGTTTGCGGGAATCCTGAACGGGTCTGGGTGTTCACTGCGGGGTCTGATGTTGACCTGCGTGTGCATCAGCGGCGGGGTCCCACCACCCGCCATTATGTGGCCGTTGCTGGCCAATAGGACACTCTGCAATGCCGTCACCGTCATGTCCAACAACAGAGTAAACGGCAGCGTCACGCTAATTGCCAACGAGCTCAACATCTCGGCTGTGGAGTGTGTCAGTCTGCATCAAGACGGCGAGGACAGGAAAGCACTAAATGTTCAAATAACAGAACAAGAAG GTATGAAAAATATCGTAACCATACTTCGTCCGGATATCTTCATCGCATTTTTGAGTGGTGCGCTTCTGTCAGCCATCTTGTGCTGGTTGTCCTGGACATGCTGCAG TAAAGCAAAAAAGAGCCCCGGGCGTTCGGATTTGGAGCTGTTGGCCCCGCAAGAGGACCCACAA GAACACGACGTCAAAGACGTCGGCGAGGCTGCGACCAAAGCGGACGTGGACTACGCCAGCATCAACTTCTCCGCGTTGAGGAGAAACAAAACCAGGGAGGTGCCGACCAATCACCAGGCCACCGAGTACGCCGAGATCAAAACAAAGGGCGACGGCGGCCATTCAGTAGAGCACGACGACAAAGAAAAGGAGGAAATTACGGTGGAGGATAAGACACAAAGCAACAATggcgaggaggagaaggaggaagatgaggaggcCTTGTATTAA
- the LOC144022954 gene encoding olfactory receptor 2AG2-like, translating into MMDRNGTLMLNLGGFIDVEQYRYVYLMFFLVLYVLILCSNGVIICLIWIHRNLHEPMYVFIAALSLNSLLFSTVIYPRLCADVLSNQQTISYSACLIQLFFFYSLGGSDILLLLAMSYDRYVSICRPLQYASTMGTTTVSIFLAVAWFVPACQVLVTIAFQSKQKICSLTLGGLFCNAAMMKVYCMLPAYLTVWTLTCVTCTALLPVLFILFTYFKIFTVAYRSHGEVCKKVVDTCLPHLLVLMATFSLITFEIIIVPLEYVFPKNVRLILTLQTVVYNPLFNPIIYGVKMKEIQKHIKKLLCCNRVENVKTQVE; encoded by the coding sequence ATGATGGACCGCAATGGAACGCTGATGTTAAATCTTGGTGGTTTTATAGACGTGGAGCAGTACAGATATGTTTACTTGATGTTCTTTTTGGTACTGTATGTTCTCATCCTCTGTTCTAATGGCGTCATTATTTGTCTCATCTGGATTCACAGGAACCTTCATGAGCCCATGTACGTTTTCATCGCAGCGTTGTCTCTCAACTCGCTTTTGTTCAGCACCGTAATCTACCCCAGACTTTGCGCGGACGTCTTGTCTAACCAGCAGACAATTTCTTATTCTGCTTGCTTGATCCAGCTCTTCTTTTTCTACAGTTTAGGTGGTTCGGACATATTGTTGTTGCTGGCTATGTCATATGACAGGTACGTGTCCATCTGCAGGCCTCTGCAGTACGCATCTACCATGGGCACAACCACCGTCAGCATTTTCTTGGCCGTGGCCTGGTTTGTGCCCGCCTGTCAGGTGTTAGTGACAATTGCCTTTCAGTCCAAACAAAAAATCTGCAGTTTGACTTTGGGTGGACTTTTTTGCAATGCTGCGATGATGAAGGTTTACTGCATGTTGCCGGCGTATCTCACGGTGTGGACCTTAACTTGCGTAACATGCACGGCGCTCCTCCCCGTGCTGTTCATCCTTTTCACCTACTTTAAGATCTTCACGGTCGCCTACCGTAGCCACGGAGAAGTCTGTAAAAAAGTGGTCGATACGTGTTTGCCTCACCTGCTTGTTTTAATGGCCACCTTCTCTTTGATTACCTTTGAAATCATCATAGTGCCGCTGGAGTATGTGTTTCCAAAAAACGTGCGACTGATTCTGACTCTGCAAACGGTGGTGTACAATCCTCTTTTCAATCCGATCATATACGGCGTGAAGATGAAGGAAATTCAGAAGCACATCAAGAAGTTGTTGTGTTGCAATCGTGTTGAAAACGTCAAAACTCAGGTGGAATGA
- the LOC144022904 gene encoding interferon-inducible GTPase 5-like yields MALPTLTAGLVTQKKVAFGALVWAAASLSGGVSAVPVPFVASVVDSSVAVRVLCKAQASLCLDDVSVERLACRRGLEPARLKALRVCPLSVEVTKKEVKRRLAVAEKDRSTLSSRLVQMAVPRHALSAGRSFTTMMHALNSAIDDMAADAEKILALAFC; encoded by the coding sequence ATGGCGCTGCCCACACTGACCGCCGGCCTGGTGACCCAAAAGAAGGTGGCGTTCGGAGCCCTGGTGTGGGCGGCGGCTTCTCTGTCCGGCGGCGTTTCGGCCGTCCCGGTCCCCTTCGTGGCCTCTGTGGTGGACTCGAGCGTGGCCGTGCGGGTTCTGTGCAAAGCGCAGGCGTCGCTCTGCCTGGACGACGTGTCCGTGGAGCGTCTGGCCTGCCGGCGAGGCCTGGAACCGGCGCGTCTCAAAGCCCTGCGGGTGTGCCCGCTCTCGGTCGAGGTCACCAAGAAGGAGGTAAAGAGACGACTGGCGGTGGCGGAGAAAGACAGGTCCACGCTGTCCTCCAGGTTGGTGCAGATGGCCGTGCCCAGACACGCCCTCTCTGCCGGACGCTCCTTCACCACCATGATGCACGCCTTGAACAGCGCCATTGACGACATGGCCGCCGACGCTGAGAAGATTTTGGCGTTAGCTTTTTGTTGA